A genomic stretch from Microcebus murinus isolate Inina chromosome 19, M.murinus_Inina_mat1.0, whole genome shotgun sequence includes:
- the GGPS1 gene encoding geranylgeranyl pyrophosphate synthase has product MEKTQETVQRILLEPYKYLLQLPGKQVRTKLSQAFNHWLKVPEDKLQIIIEVTEMLHNASLLIDDIEDNSKLRRGFPVAHSIYGIPSVINSANYVYFLGLEKVLTLDHPDAVKLFTRQLLELHQGQGLDIYWRDNYTCPTEEEYKAMVLQKTGGLFGLAVGLMQLFSDYKDDLKPLLNTLGLFFQIRDDYANLHSKEYSENKSFCEDLTEGKFSFPTIHAIWSRPESTQVQNILRQRTENIDIKKYCVHYLEDVGSFEYTRKTLKELESKAYKQIDARGGNPELVALIKHLSKMFKEQNE; this is encoded by the exons GTAAACAAGTGAGAACCAAACTTTCACAGGCATTTAATCATTGGCTGAAAGTTCCAGAAGACAAGCTACAG attATCATTGAAGTGACAGAAATGTTGCATAATGCGAGTTTACTCATTGATGATATCGAAGACAACTCAAAACTCCGACGTGGCTTCCCAGTGGCACACAGCATCTATGGAATTCCATCTGTCATCAATTCTGCCAATTACGTGTATTTTCTTGGCTTAGAGAAAGTCTTAACCCTTGATCACCCAGATGCAGTAAAGCTTTTCACCCGCCAACTTTTGGAACTCCATCAGGGACAAGGCCTAGATATTTACTGGAGGGATAATTACACTTGTCCCACTGAAGAAGAATATAAAGCTATGGTGCTACAAAAGACAGGCGGACTGTTTGGATTGGCAGTAGGTCTCATGCAGTTGTTCTCTGATTACAAAGATGATTTAAAGCCACTGCTTAATACACTTGGGCTCTTTTTCCAAATTAGGGATGATTATGCTAACCTACACTCCAAAGAATATAGtgaaaacaaaagtttttgtGAAGATCTAACAGAAGGAAAGTTCTCATTTCCCACTATTCATGCTATTTGGTCGAGGCCTGAAAGCACCCAGGTGCAGAATATCTTGCGCCAGAGAACAGAAAacatagatattaaaaaatactgtgtgcATTATCTTGAGGATGTAGGTTCTTTTGAATACACTCGGAAAACTCTTAAAGAGCTCGAATCTAAAGCCTACAAACAAATTGATGCACGTGGTGGGAACCCTGAACTAGTAGCCCTAATAAAGCACTTAAGTAAGATgttcaaagaacaaaatgaataa